In Rhododendron vialii isolate Sample 1 chromosome 9a, ASM3025357v1, the following are encoded in one genomic region:
- the LOC131300114 gene encoding probable transcriptional regulator RABBIT EARS, translating into MINTFDNSWEEQAFVNDANGRPLGGFVWPPRCYSCGFCKREFWSAQALGGHMNIHRRDRARLKQYSLKSPDQSQVLHHPNHSHHPCKSLADLSYPSQVHQERQKELSQYSSPPSCLDSNGVGLLSVSDLKSAYGAGREGFAFLRNGENCVEKSLAMGFDLIDSPNRPYGSDFDHEVINTSSKRHKTTTTTTCSTVSSVPFFLNQYSNDGYSLEDLDLELRLGDQPKVK; encoded by the exons ATGATTAACACGTTTGACAACTCTTGGGAAGAACAGGCGTTTGTCAATGATGCGAACGGCAGGCCTCTTGGAGGGTTCGTTTGGCCTCCAAGATGTTATTCATGTGGCTTCTGTAAAAGAGAATTTTGGTCAGCTCAAGCTCTAGGTGGCCACATGAACATCCACAGGAGGGATAGAGCTAGGCTCAAGCAGTACTCTCTCAAAAGTCCTGATCAGAGTCAAGTTCTTCATCATCCAAACCATAGCCACCATCCTTGCAAATCACTCGCTGATCTTTCATACCCATCTCAG GTTCATCAGGAGCGCCAAAAGGAGTTGTCTCAATACTCTTCCCCACCATCTTGTTTAGATTCCAACGGAGTCGGACTCCTCAGTGTTTCCGACCTCAAAAGTGCATATGGAGCAGGGAGAGAAGGATTTGCGTTTCTGCGAAACGGTGAGAATTGTGTTGAGAAAAGTTTGGCTATGGGGTTTGACTTGATTGATTCTCCAAATAGGCCATATGGGTCTGATTTTGATCATGAGGTGATTAACACTAGTAGTAAGAGACATAAGACCACTACCACTACTACATGTAGTACTGTTTCCTCAGTTCCATTCTTCCTCAATCAGTATTCAAATGATGGATATTCCTTGGAGGACTTAGATCTGGAGCTCAGGCTCGGTGACCAGCCAAAGGTGAAGTAG
- the LOC131300110 gene encoding protein phosphatase 2C 37-like — MAGVCFGGETETSAPVEPSSKAARRRRMEIHQFKFLGADMAPEGDRKRQRLEIVFPAKEEHCADGVEGRMVSYKGKMVETGDSEAKDASQCETSSSAVKIGAEVVGESPNFGMTSVCGRRRDMEDAVAIHPSFSRRSGRDAADLHFFGVYDGHGCSHVAMKCKDRMHEIVKDEVEVGEEGEGAWKEMMARSFSRMDKEVTEWSNGGAVGVSSSVCRCELQTPQCDAVGSTAVVAVVTPDKIVVSNCGDSRAVLCRNGVAIPLSLDHKPDRPDELNRIQTAGGRVIYWDGARVLGVLAMSRAIGDNYLKPFVIPEPEVTVTDRTAEDECLILASDGLWDVVSNEVACGVARMCLQAQKPPSPPQSPGSEVNLASVSGVSSDKACSDASVLLTKLALARHSTDNVSVVVVDLKRGL, encoded by the exons ATGGCGGGTGTGTGTTTCGGGGGAGAGACGGAGACGTCGGCGCCGGTGGAGCCGAGCAGCAAGGCGGCGAGGCGACGGCGCATGGAGATTCACCAGTTCAAGTTCCTGGGCGCGGATATGGCGCCGGAGGGCGACAGGAAGCGGCAGAGGCTGGAGATTGTTTTTCCGGCGAAGGAGGAGCACTGTGCGGACGGGGTAGAAGGTCGTATGGTTAGTTACAAGGGGAAGATGGTGGAGACGGGAGATTCGGAGGCGAAGGATGCGAGTCAGTGCGAAACGTCGTCGTCTGCTGTGAAAATCGGGGCTGAGGTGGTTGGGGAGTCTCCTAACTTCGGGATGACGTCCGTGTGTGGAAGGAGGAGAGATATGGAGGATGCGGTTGCAATTCACCCGTCGTTTAGCCGGCGGAGTGGTCGGGATGCGGCCGATCTTCATTTCTTCGGCGTTTACGACGGCCACGGTTGCTCTCAT GTGGCGATGAAGTGCAAAGATCGAATGCACGAGATAGTGAAAGATGAGGTGGAAGTAGGTGAGGAGGGAGAAGGCGCGTGGAAGGAAATGATGGCGCGTAGCTTTTCGCGCATGGACAAGGAGGTGACGGAGTGGAGCAACGGCGGCGCCGTCGGCGTCTCGAGTTCCGTTTGCAGGTGCGAACTCCAGACTCCGCAGTGCGACGCCGTCGGATCTACCGCCGTCGTCGCCGTCGTGACGCCGGATAAGATCGTCGTCTCCAACTGCGGTGACTCGCGCGCCGTGCTTTGCCGCAACGGCGTCGCCATTCCACTCTCCCTCGATCATAAG CCTGATAGGCCCGACGAGCTCAATCGAATTCAAACCGCCGGTGGTCGAGTGATATACTGGGACGGAGCAAGGGTACTCGGAGTCTTAGCAATGTCTAGAGCAATTG GTGACAATTACTTGAAGCCGTTCGTGATACCTGAACCGGAAGTAACCGTAACGGATCGGACGGCGGAGGACGAGTGCCTTATCCTGGCGAGCGACGGGCTGTGGGACGTGGTGTCGAACGAGGTCGCTTGCGGCGTCGCCCGGATGTGCTTGCAGGCGCAGAAGCCGCCGTCGCCGCCCCAGTCGCCGGGGAGCGAGGTGAATCTGGCCTCCGTCTCCGGGGTGAGCTCCGACAAGGCTTGTTCCGACGCGTCCGTTTTGCTGACTAAGTTGGCCTTGGCCAGGCACAGCACGGACAACGTGAGCGTCGTCGTCGTCGATTTAAAAAGAGGCCTATAG